The genomic DNA ACCATAAATGAATTGGGTATCTCCCCCTCATTCTTCACAAACAATGTTATGATCACTTAATTGACTTTTAATTTTTTCAGGATCAGCACCCGGTTTATCCATTTTATTAACAAAAATAATAATTGGTAGTTCAGCTGATCGTGCATGATCAATTGCTTCAATTGTTTGGGGTTTAACACCATCATCAGCCGCAACAACAATGATAACAATATCAGTTATTTTTGCTCCTCTTGATCGCATTTCTGTAAATGCTTCATGTCCTGGTGTATCTAAGAAAGTGATTTTTCTTTCTTTATATTCGACTTGATAAGCGCCAGTGTGTTGGGTAATACCGCCAAATTCTGAAGCTAAAATATTACTGTTACGAATTTTATCAATTAATGTTGTTTTTCCATGATCAACATGTCCCATAATTGTAACAATTGGTGGGCGTGAAAATAAATCATTTGGATCATCAACAATTTCCAATTTATCAAATAAATTTTCTGCATCAACATTTTCTTCTTTTTTGAAATCCAAGTTATAAAGTAAACAAAGTTCAGCAATTTCTTCTTCATTTAAAAAAGTATTAATTGTTTTCATAATCCCTTTTTTAAAAAAGTAAGTCAAAATTTTTGCTGCTGTTTGATTAATTTTGGAACTAAATTCAGCAATCGTTAAAGGTCCACTAAAAATAAATACATTATCTTGGATTTTTGTTTCAACTTTATTTAATTTTCCTTTGATAATTTCTACATTGGAAGCTCGTTTGTTGTTTTTTTGTTTAGCCATATTTCCACCTCTTTTCATAATTTTTCGTATATTTCTTGGTCAATATTTTGTCTAAAGGCTTTATTTAATAAATGTTTTTTAAACAGGATATTAATTTGTTCTAAATTGTCTAAACAATATGTTCCTCTGCCTTTTAATTCTATATCTGGATCAAAATAAAATTCATTATTTATTTTTGCAAATCGTACTAGTTTTTGGATTGGATAAATTTTTCCATCAACAATTGATTTGCGTGTGTATTTTTTATCAATCTTCATCATCTAAATCGCTTAAATCAAGATTTTCTAACCCAGCACTTAAATCAGCATCTTTTTTAAAGTCTTTCATTTTTGTTGAAGTAATCTTTTCATAATCAGCTTCAATTTTTTCTTTGCTTTTGTTTTCTTTTTTAGTTACATCTTCTGAATAAACATCAAAATCATCATCTTCATTTTCTTTCGAATAATTCAATTCATTTTGAATTTCATACAATGCTTTTTCAATTTCTTCATCAATATTTGCATCATAAAATTGTCTTTCAAAAACCTTTTCGGTTTGTTGTGCTTTTTGTCTTAGTTCAGCTAAATCTTCATCAAATTCAGAAATATTAAATGAATAATCAGGTGCACTATATGGTCTTCTTTGAGTTTTTGCAAATGGTTTAAGATTTAGTTTTTTGCCCTCATATCTTAGTTTTGATTCTTCTTCAGAAATATTCGCATTTTCAAATGAATATTGAATTCCCATTTGGTCAGCTTGTGCTTGACTAATGATATCTAAACGAGTTTTTGTTAATTCGGATGCTAATCTAACATTTTGGCCTTTTTTGCCAATTGCCAATGTATGTTGTGCATTTGGGACAACGACAATAAAACTATTGAATTGTGGTGTTGAATCTTTTTTGTGAATGATATCAATTACTCTTGAAGGACTAATTGCATTCATGACAAATTTTTTCTTATCTTCATCATATAAAACAACATCAATTTTTTCATGGTTTAATTGTCTTGATATTGCATCAATTCGGTCTGAGTTTCGACCAATGATTGAACCTAATTCCTCAAGACCAAAAGGTGCTAATTCAGTTTTCTTGACTGCAACTTTTGCTCTTTCACCAGGAATTCTTACAATTTTAACAAGTTCAATATAACCGGCTGCAACTTCAGGAATTTCTTGTTCAAATAATTTGTTAAGAAGTTTTGATTCAACTGAAGAAACAATAACTTGAGCATTTTTTGATTCTTGTTTAACTTCTTCAATATAAACATCTAATAGATCACCTGGTCTTAGGTTTGCTAATAAACGTAGGTTGCTTGTTGATGATGGCATATAAGCAACAACACCATCATACAATTCCATTAGTGTTCCTGATTTTGTCATGTTTGTAATTTTTGCTTTGACAACACTACCGATTAAATTAATGTATTTTTCATATGTCATTTGTTTTTCAAGTTCCCGAATTTGTTGGTTAAAAATACTTAAAATTTTTTGGTAATCTTTTTTAGCAAAGCGTTCAAAATCAATTTCAGCAGAAATTAAATCACCTTCCTCAATTGAAGGATCAATTTTTTTAGCTTCTTCAATGGTGATTTCAATGCATGGACAAAAGTTATCTTTTTCATCATCTGTTTCAGGTTTAGCAGTGACAATCTTTGTGTGATTAATAACTTTGAAATCACGATTTTCTTTGTCAATAATAAATTCAAGTTCCGCATCGGGATCATATTGACCTAAGATAACTTGTTCAACAGCGCCTCTAAGAAGTTTAATTACAATTTCTTCATCAATCTTTTTTATTTGTGAAACGTTGTAAATTGCATTAAAGATTTCATTAGATTTTGTTGCCATATTACTAGGTTTCATGCTCATTTTTTCTCCTTAATAATTTCTTATACTTTATCAAAAAAGAATTGGGAAGATCCCAACTCCTTTTAATTCATCAATTAAAAATAGTATGTAATAATTTTATCATTTTTAAAACAAATATTTAAATTTAAGTATTTTTAGATATTTAGATAATCGATTTTATCAAATAATTTTTCCTTGAATTTTTTTATTTGTTTGATCAATGTCAATAATTTTGATATTTAAGTTATCCCCAATTGAAACTAATTCACTTGGATGAATAATGAATTGGTCATCTGATTTTTTCATATTTCGAATGTGGATTAAAACATTTTCTTTCAAACCAATATATGCAAAAATTCCAAAATTTGTGATGTTTTGAACTTGACCAATGATTTCTTGCCCAATTTGAATATCTTCAAATTTTAAAATCTTTTCATTGACAATGAATCCCATTTTGTCATCTCTAATATCTTTCCCAGGAGCAATTAATGAATCAATAATTAGATTGATATCATATTCACTTGCATCCAATTTTTTTGCTAGTTCTTGTTTATCAACATTTTGAAGTTTTTCTTTATCAATTGATTGAAGATTAATCTTCAAAGTTTTTACAACTTGATCAGCTAAATCATATAAATCAGGATGAATATTTGTTTTATCATAAAAGTTTTCTGAGTCATAAATTCTTAAAAAACCTGCTGATTGTTCGTATGCTTTAGTGCCTAATCCCTTAACATTTTTTAATTCATCTCTTGATTTAAACAAGCCATTTTCATTCCGGTAATCAACAATGTTTTGAGCAATGTTTTTTGAAAGACCTGAAACATATTCTAAAATGTATTTTGTTGCTGTGTTTAAATCAACTCCAACCATGTTAACAACTTTTTCAACTTTAAATGAAAGCTTATTTGCTAATTCTTTTTGATTGACGTCATGTTGATATTGTCCAACACCTAATGATTTTGGATCAATTTTGATTAATTCATTTAGTGGGTCTTGGAACTTTCTTCCAATATTAATTGCTGAACGATATTCTAAATCAAAGTCTGGAAATTCTTCGTGTGCAATTTTTGAAGCTGAATAAACTGAGGCGCCAACTTCACTAACAATTGCAAATTTGGTATTTAGATTTTGATTATTACTTCTTCTTGATTTTAGTAATTTATCAATAAATTCTTCACTTTCACGACTCGCTGTTCCATTACCAATAACAACTAAATCAACAGGATATTTATTTAGCATTTCATGAACTTTTTTAACACCTTCAAGAAATTTTTCTTTTGAACCTGCAAAAGGATAAATAATAAAACCATCTAAGTAATTGCCATTTGCATCAATCATAACACATTTACAACCATTGGCATATCCAGGATCAATTGCTAAAATATTTTTGTTTTTGGTTGCAGGTGATAACAATAAATCTTCAAGATTTTTTGAAAAAATTTCAATTGCTTCAGCTTCAGCTCGTTTAAATAAATCAGTTTTAATTTCCCGAATGATTGATGGAAAAATTAATCGGTCTAAGGCATCCTTAATTGCTTCATTGACAATTTTTGCAGTTCTTCGATTGATAAAGAATTTGTTATTTAAATAATAAATTACAACTTTTTCATTGTATTCAATTGTGTAAGATAAAATCTTTTTTTCCTCGCCCCGCGAGATTGCTAAGATCCGATGATTTGGAATTGATTTGACTTTTTCAAAATAATCATAATATTGTTTAAATGTTTCTTTTTCATCCTCAGTATTTTTTTTCTTGGTAACAATAAAACCATAATTCATTAACTGGTCTTTAACATATTCCCGAACATGAATATCTTGAGAAATATTTTGAGCAATAATGAATTTAGTTTGTTCAAGAACTTGATCAATGTTTTTTAATGTATCATTGTTAACGTATTTTGCTGCTTCTTTGTAAACATTGAATGTTTCATCTTTGTTTGTCATGATCAAATCAGCTAGCGGTCCTAGTCCTAATGCTAATGCTTCTGTTGCTTTAGTTTTTTTACCAACTTTGAATGGTTCATAAATATTTTCAATTTCTTGTTTGGTTTCAACAGTGGCAATTTTTTTTGCAATTTCTTCAGTTAATAAACCCTTTTCTTCTAAAATTGACTTAACATATTCTTTTCTTTTTAAAAGTTCAACATCATATTCGTATAGTTCATTAATTTTAGAAACTTGTTCTTCATCAAGTCCACCAGTTTGTTGTTTTCTATAACGTGAAATAAAAGGAATTGTTGCACCTTCATTTAATAATTTTAGAGTTTCTGATACTTGCATTTCATTAATGTTTAGCTTTTTAGCTACATTTTTTATTGATAAATCGCTCATAATTTTGTCCTATCATTTGAAATCAATTATTTCGTTTTTTTCAAGATAAATAAAATAACTTCTTTAATGTTTCCTATCACAATAAAAAAGTGTTTCATATTTAATTATACTATTATAATTTAATTTAGAAAAATCTTATTTTTCTAATTAATGTGTTTATGAAGCGAGGTTTAGGGATGAAAAAAATTGGTTTAATTGCAGAATTTAATCCGTTTCATAATGGTCATATTTATTTAATTAATCAAATTAAAAAAAAATATCCAGATGCAAAACTTATTGTTGCGCTTTCATCCAATTACACACAACGTGGTGAAATTGCTTGCGCTTCATTTCAAAAAAGAAAAAGAATTTGTAAGAAATATGGTGTTGATCAGGTT from Metamycoplasma alkalescens includes the following:
- a CDS encoding YlxR family protein, whose product is MMKIDKKYTRKSIVDGKIYPIQKLVRFAKINNEFYFDPDIELKGRGTYCLDNLEQINILFKKHLLNKAFRQNIDQEIYEKLWKEVEIWLNKKTTNELPM
- the nusA gene encoding transcription termination factor NusA gives rise to the protein MKPSNMATKSNEIFNAIYNVSQIKKIDEEIVIKLLRGAVEQVILGQYDPDAELEFIIDKENRDFKVINHTKIVTAKPETDDEKDNFCPCIEITIEEAKKIDPSIEEGDLISAEIDFERFAKKDYQKILSIFNQQIRELEKQMTYEKYINLIGSVVKAKITNMTKSGTLMELYDGVVAYMPSSTSNLRLLANLRPGDLLDVYIEEVKQESKNAQVIVSSVESKLLNKLFEQEIPEVAAGYIELVKIVRIPGERAKVAVKKTELAPFGLEELGSIIGRNSDRIDAISRQLNHEKIDVVLYDEDKKKFVMNAISPSRVIDIIHKKDSTPQFNSFIVVVPNAQHTLAIGKKGQNVRLASELTKTRLDIISQAQADQMGIQYSFENANISEEESKLRYEGKKLNLKPFAKTQRRPYSAPDYSFNISEFDEDLAELRQKAQQTEKVFERQFYDANIDEEIEKALYEIQNELNYSKENEDDDFDVYSEDVTKKENKSKEKIEADYEKITSTKMKDFKKDADLSAGLENLDLSDLDDEDW
- a CDS encoding helix-hairpin-helix domain-containing protein, with the protein product MSDLSIKNVAKKLNINEMQVSETLKLLNEGATIPFISRYRKQQTGGLDEEQVSKINELYEYDVELLKRKEYVKSILEEKGLLTEEIAKKIATVETKQEIENIYEPFKVGKKTKATEALALGLGPLADLIMTNKDETFNVYKEAAKYVNNDTLKNIDQVLEQTKFIIAQNISQDIHVREYVKDQLMNYGFIVTKKKNTEDEKETFKQYYDYFEKVKSIPNHRILAISRGEEKKILSYTIEYNEKVVIYYLNNKFFINRRTAKIVNEAIKDALDRLIFPSIIREIKTDLFKRAEAEAIEIFSKNLEDLLLSPATKNKNILAIDPGYANGCKCVMIDANGNYLDGFIIYPFAGSKEKFLEGVKKVHEMLNKYPVDLVVIGNGTASRESEEFIDKLLKSRRSNNQNLNTKFAIVSEVGASVYSASKIAHEEFPDFDLEYRSAINIGRKFQDPLNELIKIDPKSLGVGQYQHDVNQKELANKLSFKVEKVVNMVGVDLNTATKYILEYVSGLSKNIAQNIVDYRNENGLFKSRDELKNVKGLGTKAYEQSAGFLRIYDSENFYDKTNIHPDLYDLADQVVKTLKINLQSIDKEKLQNVDKQELAKKLDASEYDINLIIDSLIAPGKDIRDDKMGFIVNEKILKFEDIQIGQEIIGQVQNITNFGIFAYIGLKENVLIHIRNMKKSDDQFIIHPSELVSIGDNLNIKIIDIDQTNKKIQGKIIW